A portion of the Paenibacillus marchantiae genome contains these proteins:
- a CDS encoding class I SAM-dependent methyltransferase: MANEQFEAARKAEAGYHSNFYQNNELFASGTWMARPMPMVMDMLERLLTHKTELRVLDLGCGVGRHTIPIAQRLGQTNSEVIGVDLLDEAADGLRKYAKEYQVDHMVQVEKADVEHYAVKPDHFDYIAACSCLEHVSNKQALVEAIERLQVGTRTGGIHCITMSTSVEEKEINTGREIEPLIELNLPTAEAIALLEKAYANWNILLQEHVTQTIEEEKYDEPTQFRCELLRFAAQKQ, encoded by the coding sequence ATGGCAAATGAACAATTTGAGGCTGCACGGAAAGCAGAGGCAGGTTACCATTCTAACTTCTATCAGAATAATGAATTATTCGCGTCCGGTACCTGGATGGCGAGACCCATGCCGATGGTTATGGATATGCTTGAGCGTTTGCTTACCCATAAGACAGAGCTGCGTGTTCTCGATTTGGGATGTGGTGTAGGCAGACATACGATACCCATTGCGCAGCGTCTTGGGCAAACAAATAGTGAAGTTATCGGGGTGGATTTGCTGGATGAGGCTGCAGATGGACTTCGTAAATATGCGAAAGAATATCAGGTTGATCATATGGTGCAAGTAGAGAAGGCGGATGTTGAGCATTACGCTGTCAAGCCGGATCATTTTGATTATATTGCTGCTTGCTCTTGCCTGGAACATGTTTCAAATAAACAAGCCTTAGTGGAGGCTATTGAACGTTTGCAAGTGGGAACTCGTACAGGCGGCATTCATTGTATCACGATGAGTACGAGTGTAGAGGAAAAGGAAATCAACACAGGCCGGGAGATTGAGCCGTTGATTGAATTGAATCTGCCCACAGCTGAGGCTATAGCATTACTGGAGAAGGCTTATGCTAATTGGAACATTCTGCTTCAGGAACATGTAACACAGACGATCGAAGAGGAAAAATATGATGAACCGACACAGTTCCGTTGTGAACTGCTTCGTTTCGCTGCACAGAAGCAATAG